One part of the Candidatus Tumulicola sp. genome encodes these proteins:
- a CDS encoding beta-propeller fold lactonase family protein yields MHKAYRLLAVLILTGCSSAAAPGSGGGGGNPLPIPSAIFYVNLGTTTANNSVAAFSTAPVAGGGTPSALTGSPYNTTGSSSVGSPFGIAFKPGRGFLYAVNDTGTVSAFTVNADGTLATLGSAVSTGGTGASGIALNPAGTFAAAANSVNNTVQMFSVAVNGTLAAVGSPVGTGGLNAPAAVAFSQDGAHLYVSNNGGSGGVSGFNVSILGALTAISGSPFASGGAVTQGIVVSPNGSTVYAADQDTSKIAALAIAGDGSLSSQGTVSTATAPIGIALNAAGTILYVAAAASNAVDVFTVSGSSMSHLAGPYATQSTKTAMVSLDGSGKLLVALDELSFGATLFAVRPDGTLNGAPAPSYSIGTNSGHPAAVLAR; encoded by the coding sequence ATGCACAAAGCCTATCGTTTGCTCGCTGTCCTTATCCTCACAGGCTGCAGCAGCGCTGCCGCCCCCGGTTCTGGTGGCGGCGGTGGCAACCCGCTTCCCATCCCGAGCGCAATTTTCTACGTCAACTTGGGGACGACGACAGCGAACAACTCGGTCGCCGCCTTTTCGACCGCTCCGGTCGCTGGAGGCGGCACGCCGAGCGCACTCACCGGTTCGCCGTACAACACCACGGGCTCGAGCAGCGTGGGTTCGCCGTTCGGCATCGCCTTCAAGCCGGGCCGCGGCTTTCTCTACGCGGTGAACGACACCGGCACGGTGAGCGCGTTTACGGTCAACGCCGACGGCACGCTGGCGACGCTTGGTTCGGCGGTGAGCACCGGTGGAACAGGCGCATCGGGGATCGCGCTCAATCCTGCCGGCACATTTGCGGCGGCAGCGAATTCGGTGAACAACACGGTGCAGATGTTCTCCGTCGCCGTCAACGGCACGCTGGCGGCGGTCGGCAGCCCCGTCGGAACGGGCGGCCTCAACGCCCCGGCCGCGGTCGCGTTTAGTCAAGACGGCGCCCACTTGTACGTGAGCAACAACGGCGGATCCGGGGGCGTCTCCGGATTCAACGTGTCCATCCTCGGCGCGCTCACGGCGATCAGCGGTTCACCCTTTGCCTCGGGCGGAGCGGTCACGCAGGGCATCGTCGTTTCGCCGAACGGCTCGACCGTCTACGCGGCCGATCAAGACACCAGCAAGATCGCAGCGCTGGCCATCGCCGGCGATGGCTCGCTCAGTTCACAAGGTACGGTTTCAACCGCTACCGCTCCGATCGGCATCGCGCTCAACGCCGCCGGAACGATCCTCTACGTTGCGGCCGCGGCCTCGAACGCGGTGGATGTCTTCACGGTGAGCGGTTCGTCGATGTCACATTTGGCCGGACCCTACGCGACGCAGTCCACCAAGACGGCGATGGTCTCGCTCGACGGATCCGGCAAGCTGTTGGTGGCGCTCGACGAGCTTTCGTTCGGGGCGACGCTGTTCGCCGTCAGACCTGACGGCACGCTCAACGGAGCGCCGGCGCCTTCGTACAGCATCGGGACGAACAGCGGGCATCCGGCAGCAGTCTTAGCGCGCTGA